The window TCGTGTTGTACAGGCTGGTCTCCATCTGGATTTTCCAGCCGAGACCGGCCGACGAGGCGACGAACTCGCCGATGATCGCGCCGATCAGCGCATAAGGAATGGACAGCTTGATACCGAGAAAGATGTGCGGCATCGCCGCCGGCAGAACGACCTTCGCGAACAGATCCTTCTCGCTGGCGCCCATCACAAAGGCAAGATCGGTATACCTGCGTTCCACGCTCTTGATGCCGGCATAGGTGTTATAGAAGATCACGAAGAACACCAGCGTGAAGACCAGGATGATCTTCGGCAGCATGTCGATGCCGAACCACACGACGAAAAGCGGGGCGAGCGCGACGCGCGGAATGCCGTTGATCGCGATCAAAAACGGGTCGAGCACATCTGCAACGAATTGGGTACGGCTGAGGATAACGCCCGCGGTAAGCCCCAGCAGTGTGCCCATGGCAAATCCCGCAAGCATCGCACCGAACGTAAAAGACATCTGATAGAAGAAATCCCCGACCGTCATCCACTTCCAGATATAGGCCGCAATCAGCGACGGCTTCGAAACCCAGAACGCCGAAAACCATCGGCCGGATGCAAATTCCCAGGCTCCGAAAATGAGTGCGACCAGCACGACGCGCGCAATGGCCACGTTGGCGCGATGGCTGAGCGCCCCGCGCTCCGATTTGGCTTCCAGATCGATCGTCTCGGTGCTCATCAGTGATCTCCCGCCTGGACCTGGATCTCTTCCGCCAGTTCGTCGCCGATGCGCGAAAGCAGACT is drawn from Bradyrhizobium prioriisuperbiae and contains these coding sequences:
- a CDS encoding ABC transporter permease yields the protein MSTETIDLEAKSERGALSHRANVAIARVVLVALIFGAWEFASGRWFSAFWVSKPSLIAAYIWKWMTVGDFFYQMSFTFGAMLAGFAMGTLLGLTAGVILSRTQFVADVLDPFLIAINGIPRVALAPLFVVWFGIDMLPKIILVFTLVFFVIFYNTYAGIKSVERRYTDLAFVMGASEKDLFAKVVLPAAMPHIFLGIKLSIPYALIGAIIGEFVASSAGLGWKIQMETSLYNTTGTMAGLIVMMFIVVAMNSLLAVAERRLLRWQPASRYGVAPNQ